The Neodiprion pinetum isolate iyNeoPine1 chromosome 5, iyNeoPine1.2, whole genome shotgun sequence genome segment AAAACGGTGCAGACTGAGTGAGGTGCGCGACGTCTGAGAGAGTAGAAAAGCGATAAAATGCGCAAGGGATCGTCGGGATCTACCGTGGCGGGAAGGAACAAAAGCTCATTCAATACGTGGATAACCGTCTGCGTTTAGTCGGGTGCGAGCATCGTGAAGTGTTAGATGAGCGATATGGTCATCCGCCTAACCGCTTCGGGTCGAAAACGAGAAGCCCCTGGAGTGCTGGATTAGGGATGTTTTCGGAGTGCCGTTGAGACGCATCAGAAACGAGTTACAGCATCATCGGTATCACTGGCAGCCTGAGTTGTCCGAGCATTGATAACCGATATCTTCAGCAGCGTCGTGAATGAGAtaaaagagaaggaaaggaaaaaaaaccgtaacCGCAATTTCGGGCATCAAGCCGCGAATtacagatgaaaaattacacgaACGATATGCGGAAAGTCGCTGCAAGGAGTTTGGCTACCCTCGTCCTTCTGGTCGCCGGGATCATCGACGGTGATCAGACCCCCCTTTCGAACTCAACGTGCCCGGCAAGTCTGGCCCTTCCGATACTGAACGTCGACGAAATCGTGGATTTCAAAAACGGTTCGATTTCCTACGAAGGCCGCGTTTACCCGGCGGGTTATCACCGTTGGGACGATTCGCGCAATCTCACCCTGGGCTGCGTCTGCGAATTGCCGGGGTTCAAGTGCGTGCGGAAATGTTGTCCCGGTTCTCAGGTGCTGAACTCGTTGACCTCCAACTGCTCCCTTCAGGCCCCTGACCGAGCAGCCCGATTTCCGGTCCCAGCGTTGGAACTCCCCGAGAAAAATCTCGATGAGGAAATCAGGAACTTCACGAGATTAGACCAGGTCTTCTACCTCGTGGAGTCCGGCTTCCTGTGCCAGGGATCAAAGTACCTGCTCGAACCCACGAAATACCCAGAGGATGACTTCGTCCTTGATTCCAAGGGCGCTCTTGTCACGCAGGCTGCCGTTCTCGAGCCTGAAAGGTACTGTCTCGACTGGCTCGACGACCTCGAGACCATCCGCGTGATCGTTTGCTATGTCGAGGAGGCCCAGGAGGAGCCCGTCAAGATCGAGATCAAGTTGTACCCCGTGGGGATGATCGTTTCCTTGCCCTTTCTGCTCGCCACCTTCCTCGTCTACGCCATTATCCCCGAACTACGGAACGTCTACGGAATGACCCTGATGTGCTACGTCGCTAGTCTCCTCGTCGCCTACACGATGCTGGCCGTTGTTCAGCTCATCACGTTCGGCGACTTGACGTGCATTGTACTCGGTGAGCAAAGACTTCGTTCCTTGAAATCAATCACTTTGCCGAATTAAGCAGGAGGACACCATTCGCTCGGAAATCGAATGAACCGTTCCAATCTACCAAGGCCTTGATTTTTATACCGATTTCTTCACCTCGTCCTGGCATTTTAGATTATTTACAATGTGCTTTTCAACAAATT includes the following:
- the LOC124219887 gene encoding G-protein coupled receptor Mth2 isoform X1, coding for MKNYTNDMRKVAARSLATLVLLVAGIIDGDQTPLSNSTCPASLALPILNVDEIVDFKNGSISYEGRVYPAGYHRWDDSRNLTLGCVCELPGFKCVRKCCPGSQVLNSLTSNCSLQAPDRAARFPVPALELPEKNLDEEIRNFTRLDQVFYLVESGFLCQGSKYLLEPTKYPEDDFVLDSKGALVTQAAVLEPERYCLDWLDDLETIRVIVCYVEEAQEEPVKIEIKLYPVGMIVSLPFLLATFLVYAIIPELRNVYGMTLMCYVASLLVAYTMLAVVQLITFGDLTCIVLAFVIHFSFLASFFWLNVMCVDIWWTFAGYRSIQGSVRQRERKKFILYSIYAWGCACLLTGICIIMEYAPGIPSNVVRPEFGVEKCWFKTEMAKAYYFYIPMGLTVLCNIILFILTAAKIIQHKKNTAHQLKGTESRRHDDNKQWFNLYLKLFIVMGINWSMEIISWAYKSPEYLWYITDLANTLQGVIIFIIFVWKEKIKRLLMKRFGCKGENFLSRDSTRSAYHSSTSRTCTTSVPLNEKTNSCPEPAAKYKSTKFDDSDGA